TAAGTTCCATGCCAAACATGCTCCAAAGGTACTCCAATAATGCTCAAAGACAATAGGAAACATCACTTGTCACAAACTGATTTCAGCTAAAACCTTGCAGCAGTCCTACTTCCGAGGCTTATAGCTCATCCATTCAGAATCGGAATCCAAAGATCCTACTTGGAGATGAAAGTTCATATTCAGGGCTTTCCGTACATATGTGGCGCAAATTCTAAGTCCAAGGGATGTGAAAACTAGAGACCTGCAAAGTTagcaaaaaatacagaaaactgTCAGAATGCTGACAGAATGTCCTTTGTCCATTCAAACATGAATACCGGAAGCTACAGGGGTCACATTCAGAAACCCTTTGGTATGAATGAAGTAGACATCTGGGGCTTCATATACATATAAGGCTTGTCTCATTTGGACCCCGGGAATTATCCCCTGTTTTACGCTTTATGTGGCTCAGCTGCccagttttctggttttctgcCCTGACCTTTCTGTACTCAACTGGAGACTGCAGACTCATTAGAACTCAGAATTTCTATCTGTCAACTCCATTGGAAAATAGACTCctggggcttttgatccatgtaTGGCACGTCTTCTGATTCCAAGTGAgctgtgaaccctagccgttcaaAATGAACTGATCCGTGAGCCAGAAAAACTGTTTCGGTCAACAGTGATCTTCTTCTATCTTTCCTCAACTATATGACCTGCACACacactaaaaacataaaaaggaaccagaaaagaagcaatgaaattgaaaagaagatTCAGGTAAACTATAACACCCTTTTAACATAAAAGTTTCCTATGCCGTTGCCATCTCCTCATCCATTCATTGGATTGCCTCCCAATTAGTGCTTGGTTTCATGTCATACAAGGGCACTTTCATTTCCAAATTCATTGAACTTCTCATGTTCAGTAATCAGTGACCTATTCAATGACCTGATCGGTGACCTGATCGGCTTCACCACTGAAACCAAAATCATTTACACGGTTTTTGTCCACGGGATAGACCCATCTCTGGTATATGTACATCAGAAATATGATATCATCACGGAACACACAAAAAAGCGATGCAACATTGACATTTTTATGACAAATGCAACTTATGTAGCGGAAGCTATGTAGAAGGAGGATCACCAGTAGATGTTTCGCAATAGACACCAGCCCAAGAAGAATCAATCAGAGAAAGATAGCCCAAGTATCAATACTCCCCCTAAGTGTGATCATGTGATGAGAGATGCAAGgatgaaatgcaaacacacaatgagtgggttgtatccaaatgctaagaacagatttaattcgcatagcttttccaacaagagcaataccacttaatcataaacaagagtgcaacaaaataagttcacacgagtgaattgattccgacaatcacaaggtaagatagagggtgatcgagtattctatacctctagcttgttgtgaagagtgaacatatctcaagatggggtgtgtaatatttgtggaaacctgAAAACCAAGCCTCACATACGAAACAAATTTAAGCACGTAAACTATATTcccccttataacaccgtgagggcatgattttgaatttttcttttggcctttcacacaaagtaacatttttgctcaagaagactacgacccatgtaacgagtattaagctagcagctcccaagtcagatgactttagggtactagatgtaacaaggacatcccaaagagcacatctactcgagtcaatagtctcataatccaccggggtgaccaaaccattcccgtttcttcccaatcctcatatcgttcgtcacgacCGAGGGCTGTTTACTTTGGCAATAGCCTGGCCATGCTCcatataaaacattttttttttttttcaaggagcAGCAAAAACAAGGAAATATTCCGTACAAGAGTATTGAGAACAGGCCAACCAACAAATATGACTTACCACCActtagagtatgtgtgcatgtgaggattcaaggtgatagagaatatgttgttcaagctcacaattacaGAGTGATGCAGGAACAAATTCAAAACATGCTAAGCAGCTCATTGCACACAGATTTAAGAAAAGGAGTAGAGCCCTcgtcaatctaagttcaaattAATCTGTTAGACACTTAGGGATACAAATCACAATCTTGAATTTCCAGAAACTGATCCTAACAATGCAGAAACGGAAATAATAATGCACCTATACTACCATGAAGACATACAacatgaatgcatgcaaaatggatcaagcgaagtgagagtatcaatacttagagcatccaccaacggtgcttctaagtgattcaaattgagttCTGTCTAAAGGCCTAGTAAACGAATTAGACAATTTGTGTTCAGTACGTAGGAACGAAAGCAagctcaagcatattatcaagattattcatatgagcagaaaaataattatttgaaccttttttaatccagatttgcttctgcttcAAATTCTGCTCTTTGGGGATTGCAATCCTGCTATTCAACTTCAGATGCTCTTTCAGCTCTGCTTGCAGCGATGCAGTTGAGCCTATTTTTGATGCTTTCCTCTGATTTTGAGTGACCCTGCGGAGCATATTACATCTAGGACGTATGTGTCCCAATTTTCCGCAGAAATGACAAGTGGGAGTGAAACTTTTTGAGTTATGAACATACCTAAGCTGACGCACAGAGATGTGACTGTCAGAACTTACCTGAGTTCTCCTTTGATGAGGTGGAGGTGCTGAATCAAATTTAGGCTTTTGAGGAAGAGTTGGGGGATGAGTTTCTTGGTCATTTGATGAGCTTGAGTGCACACTTGAGCTCACACCTTTCACAAAGTTAGAACGATTGATTTTTGCACCTTTATGCCGCAACCTTTTCTTGTTGGTGTGTGGTTTTCCAATTCCAATCATTTTGGAAACCAAATCTGACCCTATTGAGAATTTGTTGAACTTTTCTTGAGACTCTTCAAGCTTGACCTGCAAACTCTCAATTTTAGAGGTTAGTGAGATATTCAGATTTGATTGGGCTTTAACTTCAACCTGAAGGGTTTTAATCCTGTCAATCAACTCAATACGCTCCACCTCCCAATTTTGGGAATTCATCTTATCCTGCAAAATATCAAGTTTGTCAGTGTAAGCAAAGCATTCaccttcccatttttctttgcatGATTCAAGATTTAACTCGGCCTTGATCTTTGCTTTTCTGATTTGCTCAATCTCGTTCTCAAGTTTAAGATTTCTTTTAAACATCACTCTTGAAGCTTTATACAGTTCCCTGCACTTATCATTAGTCACATCATCTGATATATCAAAAATCTTACCTTCACTGTTGGAATCGTCAGATGCCTCATGATAAGGTGAGGAGATGAAAGCAATATTCTCTTCTTCATTCTCAGTTTGAGAATTTTCCTCACTGTCGCTCCAAGTTGACTTAAGAGCCTTGTTATTTCGTGAGCTATATTTTCTATTTCCACAATCAGAAGAGATATGACCAATACCACCACATTCATAACGTATAGGTTTTTCAACAACGCTTTTCTCTTTATCAAAATTATTgacttttgggtttttgtcaaaTCGTTTTTCAGATAATTGCCCCCTTTTTGATTCAGATATACTTTTTGAAGTACTACCataagagtttttatttttcagaaattttttaaactctttGGTTAGTAAAGCTAAATCCACAGAATCACTATCATCCACATCTTTCATTTTAACAGAAGAGATAGCAAAATTTTGTACCTTTTTCTTAGGCTTGAACCTCATCATGATCTTCCATTGCGAGTAATCTTCACCATCAAAATATGGGGGACACTTTATCGAACTAGCAGCTCTGTCACATTCATGTTCCATCATGTCCTCGGATCTActaaaaagctttagaacccgctctgatgccaattgtaattaccggatggaacaaaattgatagagtttgagtaatgacagttattcaaacaagcaacaacacaaataaaagaacacaagaattgctgacgcagtgtaaacctctccactgaggaaacttcactgcgtggcttttaacgtagccaacacgtgaatcaaatccaatatgaatcaaatcgtTACAGATCATAAGTAGTGGTATTCAACACAACCACATTGACTAGCAACAATGCTAACTTGCTCACAACTGTAAAAGACCTATTCTAAACAACTATGAAGCAATCTGTATAGATGAAGAAATCTGGACACGCCTTCAAATTCAATCTTGCCTTGAAGCCTCACTGATCTCAATCACATATGCAAGTGATGAATGCAGTGAACAAGCAGtatgatcaatcaatcaaacaaacaatgagagttttgtaaaacagttagtgcagactatgcagcacaattaaaattctcaaTCAGAAAACTCTACTTCTCATaatgcagtttcaaaaccttttatagaagataaagactccccctcaatccaatcacattaaacaccgattgagataaacatggaaaggtttttcaaaacaatatgcaatcacaatcttttatctgatatgtattcaaaacaattctaaatgcagataagatttcctaaactcctttccttaaacactatttgaattggagagtttagacccacaatatatgcatcaatcacatgcaaattgatatgatatgcaaattaaaagctctctaaacctagaccatattttcataattatatggAGAAAGAATCGTGTACAATCAATGCGTCTAACCCTAATTGATTCCTATTAGGAAAgatctttttaacaaaagattgccaattaaaataaacagacCTAAATCAATTAGGTCTTCAATGGGACGATTTTAACTGGTGAAAAAAATCTTTGcataataaaatttaagaatagaaagatactttccaaaaacttcctaaaacctaggactgactcaaggattgcaacacagattgcaatcccaatgcatatgctgactcatgagatgcatttacctgtaacgtatttgagatcagtattaggcccttttccagcttcttcagtgatgaattgtcatgatatacttcactagctttgtatgggaatgccaacaaataACATGTACAAAATCTTGTACTTACACTATGTAGCATTATCATTGATAGAGTCGAATAAAGAGTGGTTTTTCTTCAATCGGGGGAGAGGCAGAAGAACTAAACAAGGTTACTGGAAGAAAACTGGATGTGGCCGTAAAATAAGGGCTTCAGATAAGTCGATCATTGGAGAACTGAGGCACATGACATTCCATTGCTCTCCCAAAGGGCAGGTGACTGCATGGGTTATACACGAGTATTCTCTTCTTCCCGACCAGGTGATCCTTCTTTCTTCAGTTTTGTGGGTTATGAAACCTAGTAATACTAATTTTCTGCATTGTTAAAAAGTCTACGATGCATCGGCCAAAAAGCATGCCATTGAGTGTACCTTAAAAAAATGAGTGGTTGGGCAAAAAAAAATCTCCGAAGGCAGATATATGCATGTGAGATGCTTAGCTCACATTGTAAACCTCATTATGAGGTTTGGTCTAGCAATAATAGAGGTAAGTGGCTAGCATTAGAAATGATATTAGGTATGTGAAGAGTTCCAGTTCGAGACTTAATGCATTTAAGAGCTGTGTCGAGAAAGAGAAGTTAGAATCTAGAAAAATATGTGCATTAGATGTTCCAAGTcagcttatatatatatgacaatTGATTTTCAACTTAATAATGTAGAGCAGTTTCGTTTTTTATCACTTGCTCTTTTATTGCTATACTATGTTTACATGATGAACTGTGACTTAATCGATCATGTAGGGGGACATAGTATTGAGTCGGTTAAAGTTAAAGTCAGTTGACGATACTGGAATTACTTCTGATGATTTGGATATGGAGGACGTTCCAGAGGTGAGAATGTTAAGCATGGATATCCATATCAACAATTAatctatttatatattatatgaGGCTGTTCATTTTTCATTCATAGAGATGTATTGGGGCTTCTAACTTTTGTTTTCATTAATTGGTGTTTTCCTGTTTATGATGTTCTTGGttgagagtttttggttttggtcctcttttgtcactttctttttctttacaatAGTTATTTTTCTTGTTGTTATGAGGTTTTTGTGAGAATGTGCAGTgtttgtcccacattgaaaaaagACTTTGCAATAAAATTTATAAAGACTTTCCAATCATTGCCggtttagagcaactccaacagcttcactataatttttgtattatagagaagcaaaagtcaaacctttagcctatttttcttctccaactccaacagatttcctagtttacagtaatctataaaatcttcatgttcttctttaaaattttggagtttgctttaaatatagggaatttggttttctctctcctcactttctctaaaatagagatagttatagggaatctattGGAGCAAAAtaggctcatttttccctaaagtagagaaaaatcaaaatatagagaatctgttggagttgctcttatttTAGAGTATTTATCACATACAATAAGTTTTGGTTGTAAACCTTGATAAGTTTTTTAATCAATGTTCAATGATGGCTGATTGCCTCTAATTTAGAAGATCAAGTTCTTATACGATCTTATTATCAATGCTCAATGATGGTTGCCTCTAATTTagaaaatcaagttcatatacGATCTTAATGTGGAGCCCAAAAGGTATGAACTAATGCTTATTTTTGTGATTCTTAACTCAGCTACTTGATCAGCCAGAAGTAAATCTGGATTCACTCTTTCCTCCACTTGAGCCACAACAGGAGTGCCGCCCCGACGTACGGCAGTCACCATTATCCACAGAGCTGGGAAATGATCCAAACACCAATGTCTATTACAGTGAATGCAGTAAGTGGCAATGTGCATTAGGGACTGATGATTCATATCTTAGACATCTGAAAAGAATTTCAACCAATGATCATGAGAAACCAGTTAGACATGCTATGGCTAAGTTTCAAAATCGAGCTACAGCTCGTACGATTTTGGAGGTGAGAATGGTATGCTATTCAAAATTGATCTGAAGCACAAGAAGTATGTCCAAACACCAAACTCATCAATGCTTGTTTCTTTATGATTCCTAATCCAGGTGCATCCTCAAACCGAAGATTCTGCAGAACTCGGTGATGCTCTGCATTATAATGAATGTAGTGAGCTTCAATCTCCATTTGTGGACAATGATTCATCTCTTACAGAGTTTTTGAATACATGTATTGCTGACGAGGATTATTACTCCTCTGAAGAATCAGCACTGATTCCTTCCAAAGACTCCAACCTAGCTACTAAAGTTATAAGGAAGGGTCAGTGATGGGAGTAGTGGAGTAAGAGGCGATACAAACACTGAAGTAGTCCATGAAGGTGGTGAACCACAATATCAAAGCAGGCGTTGTGAACCACAAGAGGTCCGATAAGAATGTGGCTCATATTACAATCAGTGACATTGTCCTACAAAGATTTGCACTCCCACTCATGTTGTTAGGTAATTGTAAATGTATTTTGGGTTCCATTGGGTAGTAGTTATTTGGGTTAATTTCATTTTACTAAGCTTTTCTGACTTTTCTATAAATTAGTTGTGCCCTTACACTCATAATTTTGGCACTTCTAATATCAACGCAAATGTATTTTGGGTTCTAATCTCAATAGAGTAGTAGTTCTTTGggttaatttcattttacctagCCTctcttacttttttattttaaatcaGTTGTTCCCCTGCACTTATAATTTTGTTACTTCATATCATCACAGAGGAGCGCTCTAGACCTAACGGGTTAAAAAATAATGAATGGTTAGAAACCCTGCACTTACATAATGAATGGTTAGAAAccctttcaaaataaaaaatggatGGTTAGAAACTTAGAATCAAGAGGGCTCAGGATAGTGCGCGTTTGAATGCACAGGTTAATTTGCAATGCACGTCTTTCTTTAAGTTTGTGGGAAATAAGAAGCTAACCATCTTTTAGACCAACTTTTACGTCACATATCGACATCTccaccgttcagtttctaggtccTTATGGTAtatcacttctacaaattttcagtcaaatttatGATCGTTTGGGTattcataatcatgatttacTAATCATAAATACGGActgttcaggttggacagattcgattcgtctattgatttgatctagttcgggGGTCAATAAACCTCTTAAAACTTTTATGTGATATCCGGCTACCTCCCCGTGGAcctccggcgacttttccggggtgcaataaaacttttatttttttgttttcttgggggggggggggggggggtcaatAAACCTCTTATTACTTTCAAAATCacaaacatcttcatttttcactaaatATTGACCTTCAATAAAACCTTTGA
This portion of the Rosa chinensis cultivar Old Blush chromosome 1, RchiOBHm-V2, whole genome shotgun sequence genome encodes:
- the LOC121051847 gene encoding uncharacterized protein LOC121051847, with protein sequence MEDVPELLDQPEVNLDSLFPPLEPQQECRPDVRQSPLSTELGNDPNTNVYYSECSKWQCALGTDDSYLRHLKRISTNDHEKPVRHAMAKFQNRATARTILEVHPQTEDSAELGDALHYNECSELQSPFVDNDSSLTEFLNTCIADEDYYSSEESALIPSKDSNLATKVIRKGQ